AAGAAGGTTTTGATGATAGTGTTAATGTAAAAACTAAAGTTGTTGTAGGCTTCCCTGCAGAATCAATTAATGAAGTTGCAGAAGAAGAAGGCTGTGATTTAATTATCATTGCTTCCTCTGGTAAAAGTGGACTTAAGAAATTTGTTATTGGTAGTGTTGCAGAGAGAGTACTTAAAGACTCTGAAAAAGATGTTTTATTAATTCATAATTAAATTAATAAATCATTCATTTTTTTTTTAATCTTTGTTATTTGTTGTTGTTTTTTTTTTCAAATGTTTTTATTTTTTTAATCTTTGTTATTTGTTGTTGTTTTTTTTTCAAATGTTTTTATTTTTTTAATCTTTGTTATTTGTTAGTATTTTTTTAACTTTTTATTTCTATTTCTTATCTTTTTTATTTCTATTTCTTATCTTTTTTAGTTATTTTTAGTTATTTTTAGTTATTTTGACTTGTTTTTAGCTATTTTTGATATCACATACTTTTTATACTTAATTAGTTACAAAATATTTAAATATTTATTTAAGTATAATCATTTTGTAGATAGTTTACTATGAGATTAAGATTTTATTAGTTTTTTTTTATTTTTTTTATTTTTTTGTATTAATTAATTTTAGTTTGATTTCATAGTAATTATTTAAAAAGATTTAAAATTGCTAAGATTTAATAAAATTAGAGGAGTGATATTATGGTAGATAAAAAACCTACTGCTGATACTTGGCCTGTTGTTAGTGGAGATTATATTGTAGGAGACCCAGAAAGCCCTATTGCTGTAACTACTTTAGCTTCTCACAATGAAGATATTCCAGCTGCTGCTGGAGCTGCTATTGCGGGGCCTTGTAAAACTGAAAACCTTGGTATTGAAAAAGTTGTAGCAAACATTATTTCAAACCCAAACATCAGATTTTTAGTTCTTTGTGGTGCTGAAGTGCAAGGTCACATTACTGGTCAAAGTTTCCAAGCATTACATGAAAATGGTTGCGACCCTGAGAAGAAGAAAATCACCGGAGCTACTGGTGCTATTCCATTCGTAGATAACCTTCCACTGGATGGTGTAGAAAGGTTCCAACAACAAGTAGAACTTGTTAGTATGATTGATAATGAAGATGGTG
This sequence is a window from Methanobrevibacter olleyae. Protein-coding genes within it:
- a CDS encoding universal stress protein, translating into MYKKILLPTDGSEYSVREIERATKLLAEDGEIIILSVAMELRKTAFQRSKDIDKANKEALKEANDNVKAMKEGFDDSVNVKTKVVVGFPAESINEVAEEEGCDLIIIASSGKSGLKKFVIGSVAERVLKDSEKDVLLIHN
- the mtrA gene encoding tetrahydromethanopterin S-methyltransferase subunit A, whose product is MVDKKPTADTWPVVSGDYIVGDPESPIAVTTLASHNEDIPAAAGAAIAGPCKTENLGIEKVVANIISNPNIRFLVLCGAEVQGHITGQSFQALHENGCDPEKKKITGATGAIPFVDNLPLDGVERFQQQVELVSMIDNEDGGAITAKVKECIEKDPGALEEDALLINLDEKSSKESAKLNVSSRNEDVEIDAEA